One window of Bacillus sp. (in: firmicutes) genomic DNA carries:
- a CDS encoding DUF2680 domain-containing protein: protein MKKILLVLVFGITSTMINSNITFADNMTTAGETEITIYDNEMDCTKKMKFTAAQMRRLDYIYYRIYRDYVDLIETYAWAGALTQEQKITRYRMLANYMKTFQQRKYQWCSEHEDDEWEEEWYNRDNENEDEGYGKDD from the coding sequence TTGAAAAAAATACTACTCGTTCTCGTATTTGGAATCACAAGTACAATGATTAATTCCAACATCACTTTTGCCGACAATATGACAACTGCTGGAGAAACAGAAATCACCATTTACGACAATGAAATGGATTGTACAAAAAAGATGAAATTTACAGCAGCACAAATGAGAAGGCTAGATTATATTTATTATCGGATTTACCGTGATTATGTAGATTTGATTGAAACATATGCTTGGGCAGGGGCATTAACACAAGAGCAAAAAATTACAAGATATAGGATGCTCGCCAATTACATGAAAACATTTCAACAACGCAAATATCAATGGTGTTCTGAACATGAAGATGATGAGTGGGAAGAAGAATGGTACAATCGTGATAATGAAAATGAAGATGAAGGTTATGGGAAAGATGATTAA
- a CDS encoding multidrug efflux SMR transporter codes for MNKNWLTVFIAAFFEVFWVIGLKHANSFLEWIGTGFSIFISFYFMIMAGKKLPVGTVYAVFVGMGTVGTVLSDVIFFREPFNLAKIMFILLLLVGVIGLKLVTKDDVEEGAHS; via the coding sequence TTGAATAAAAACTGGCTGACAGTCTTTATTGCGGCATTTTTTGAAGTGTTTTGGGTAATCGGCTTAAAGCATGCCAATAGTTTTTTGGAATGGATTGGAACTGGGTTTTCAATTTTTATAAGTTTTTATTTTATGATTATGGCTGGAAAGAAACTGCCTGTAGGGACTGTATATGCCGTGTTTGTTGGGATGGGAACAGTGGGAACGGTCTTGTCCGATGTCATTTTCTTTAGGGAGCCATTTAATCTTGCGAAAATCATGTTTATTTTACTTTTATTAGTAGGGGTCATCGGTTTGAAATTAGTAACAAAAGATGATGTTGAGGAAGGTGCACACTCATAA
- a CDS encoding multidrug efflux SMR transporter codes for MAWVSLFIAGLFEMFGVVMINKLHRDQNWQAILLLLLGFGGSFVFLAIAMKTLAMGTAYAIWTGIGASGGAILGMVLYGEAREWKRIAFITMIIGSVIGLKLIS; via the coding sequence ATGGCATGGGTCTCATTATTTATTGCTGGTTTATTTGAAATGTTTGGTGTTGTCATGATTAACAAATTACATCGTGACCAAAACTGGCAGGCAATACTACTCCTCCTGCTAGGATTCGGGGGAAGTTTTGTTTTTTTGGCGATTGCGATGAAGACGTTAGCGATGGGCACTGCTTATGCCATTTGGACAGGCATCGGTGCATCTGGCGGCGCCATTTTAGGAATGGTTTTATATGGTGAAGCGAGGGAATGGAAGCGTATTGCCTTTATAACAATGATTATTGGCTCAGTAATTGGTTTAAAACTCATTTCTTAA
- a CDS encoding PepSY domain-containing protein, giving the protein MKKTFLLMMLVLAIVFNGFAAAQGAEANGGITMDEAKKIALEKVKGKVVYAKTEDDDGRFYYEIIIQDANNAIFEVEVDKVTGKILEVEKEDGDDGEDDDDDRYDD; this is encoded by the coding sequence ATGAAAAAGACTTTTTTACTGATGATGTTAGTGTTAGCAATTGTATTTAATGGTTTTGCTGCAGCCCAAGGTGCAGAAGCAAATGGCGGCATAACAATGGATGAGGCTAAGAAAATTGCTTTAGAGAAGGTAAAAGGAAAAGTTGTGTATGCGAAAACAGAAGATGATGATGGAAGATTCTACTATGAAATTATCATCCAAGATGCAAACAATGCCATTTTTGAAGTAGAGGTAGACAAAGTGACTGGAAAAATTCTAGAAGTTGAAAAGGAAGATGGTGATGATGGCGAGGATGATGACGATGACCGTTATGATGACTAA
- the cobT gene encoding nicotinate-nucleotide--dimethylbenzimidazole phosphoribosyltransferase produces the protein MNLLQQMIEKIEGLDREVVVKARERVDNLIKPPTSLGRLEELAIQLAGISKNLKPVVNRKAIIVMAADHGVYDEGITCNPQAVTFAQTLNFPKGLTGVCAIGRVTESKIVTVDIGVKGVIPSDAGVIDRKIKHGTDNIAKGPAMSREEAIRSLEVGIGIATEEINSGIHLLGTGEMGICNTTPSTAILSVLGNYDPTEITGRGAGLSGGGLARKIEVIKKAIEINKPNRADGIDVLAKVGGLEIGGMAGVMIGAAAHRVPVVIDGYISTVAALIAVSIEPKVKDYLIPSHVSAEPGGKKASELLGIKPMLQMDMCLGEGSGAALAFPIVEAACNMLKYMPTFAEVGMEI, from the coding sequence ATGAATTTATTACAACAAATGATTGAAAAAATTGAGGGATTAGATCGGGAAGTGGTCGTAAAAGCACGAGAAAGAGTGGACAATCTTATTAAGCCACCTACTAGTTTAGGACGGCTAGAGGAATTGGCAATCCAATTGGCGGGGATCTCGAAGAATCTTAAGCCTGTTGTTAATCGAAAGGCGATTATTGTAATGGCTGCCGACCATGGTGTTTATGATGAGGGGATTACTTGTAATCCTCAAGCGGTAACTTTTGCGCAAACTTTGAACTTTCCAAAAGGATTAACAGGAGTTTGTGCAATTGGTAGGGTAACCGAATCAAAGATTGTAACGGTAGACATCGGTGTAAAAGGGGTTATCCCGAGTGACGCTGGGGTTATCGATAGAAAAATAAAGCATGGTACAGACAATATAGCGAAGGGACCTGCAATGAGTAGAGAGGAAGCAATAAGGTCGTTAGAGGTGGGTATAGGGATTGCTACCGAGGAAATTAACAGTGGTATTCATTTACTAGGTACTGGGGAAATGGGAATTTGTAATACAACTCCGAGCACAGCAATTTTATCGGTATTAGGGAATTATGATCCAACAGAAATTACCGGAAGAGGAGCAGGGCTAAGTGGAGGTGGATTGGCTCGCAAGATTGAAGTTATTAAAAAAGCAATCGAGATTAATAAGCCAAATCGTGCTGACGGGATAGATGTGCTTGCGAAAGTTGGCGGATTGGAAATTGGAGGTATGGCTGGAGTAATGATAGGGGCAGCTGCACATCGGGTACCTGTTGTTATTGATGGCTATATTTCAACGGTGGCGGCTTTAATCGCTGTATCGATTGAACCTAAAGTAAAGGATTATTTAATACCTTCACATGTATCAGCTGAACCTGGTGGAAAAAAAGCAAGTGAGCTATTAGGAATAAAGCCGATGTTACAAATGGATATGTGTCTTGGCGAAGGCTCTGGGGCGGCATTAGCCTTTCCGATTGTCGAGGCCGCTTGTAATATGCTGAAATATATGCCTACCTTTGCTGAAGTTGGTATGGAAATTTGA
- a CDS encoding acyl-CoA thioesterase — protein MIERISTNGSRTFQTKLVLPQDTNHMGSLFGGVVLSHIDEIAGITAMRHSKSAVVTASIDNVNFVYSAKVGDILFLEASVISTGRTSMEIYVKVETEDLKTGERTLTTNAITTMVAIDENKKPTPVPGIIPETDEEKKLFSEADKRKKRRLSINE, from the coding sequence ATGATAGAGCGAATTTCAACAAATGGTTCAAGAACCTTTCAAACAAAGCTTGTTTTGCCACAGGATACAAATCATATGGGATCGCTATTTGGCGGTGTTGTTTTATCCCATATCGATGAAATAGCCGGGATAACGGCGATGAGGCACAGCAAAAGCGCAGTTGTGACAGCCTCGATAGACAATGTGAATTTTGTTTATTCGGCAAAGGTTGGCGATATTTTATTTCTTGAAGCAAGTGTAATCTCAACAGGAAGAACATCAATGGAGATTTATGTAAAAGTGGAAACAGAGGATTTAAAAACTGGCGAAAGAACTCTTACTACAAATGCAATCACAACAATGGTTGCGATTGATGAAAACAAAAAGCCAACCCCTGTTCCAGGAATCATCCCCGAAACAGACGAGGAGAAAAAGCTTTTTAGTGAAGCTGACAAAAGAAAAAAGCGCCGGCTGTCAATAAATGAATAA